The segment TGGTGGCTTTCTGTGTCCGGCGGCATCTGCGCCGGTGAGAGGCGGGGCTGGCGCAAAAGTCGGTGCCCGTAGCCAAATACTTTCCAAAACAGAAACCCGGCCATTGTCACCAGAACGGACCATAGGCTGACAATAAGCCAGTGCAGGCTCTTTGGGCGTTGTTGGGTAAGTGTTGCTAAATCAGGTTTGTGTTTCAATAGTAATACGTTCCTGAACGGTAATAGTTGCTAATCATCAAATCGGCGGCGGCCAATGAGCTGCATAAATTCGGCCCGAGTTTTGGGGTCTTTTTCAAAGCCCCCGGAGATGGCGCTGGTCACCATCAGGGCATTGGCTTTTTTTACGCCGCGCATCATGCTGCACATGTGAGCGCCCTCCACCACCACGGCAACCCCGTAAGGGCGCAACGCCTGGTCAATGAAATCGGCAATTTGCTGGGTCATCCGTTCTTGCACCTGTAGCCGCCGGGCAAACATCTCCACCACCCGCGGGATTTTGCTCAAGCCTAATACTTTGCCCCGGGGCATGTAGGCCACGTGCGCCCGGCCAAAAAACGGCAACAAATGGTGCTCGCACAGGCTGTAAAAGTCAATATCCTTAACAATAACCATTTCCCGATAATCCACGTCAAACAAGGCGTTGTTGATGAGGGTGATGGGATCAACATGGTAGCCGCTCAGCAGTTCGTCGTACATCCGGGCAATACGTTCCGGGGTGCGCTGCAACCCCTGGCGGTGGGGGTCTTCGCCGATATTCTTCAGGATGATGGCGACGGCTTCTTCAATGGCTTTGTGCCGGTTTGTTTTGTTATTGGGGTCGGTTTGGAAAAGGTCGTTGGAAGAAGTCTGATCCATTATTCTTTCCTTTTTCGATCAACCGTAACCCCCACCGAGCGCGCAAAGCGCACGGCGCCCGGTTTTTCCACCGTTACCACGGCCCGCTCAACGCGCGGGTCGGCCAGGCATATCGTCACAATCTCCAGGGCCATTTTTTCAACCAGAAAGA is part of the Anaerolineae bacterium genome and harbors:
- the folE gene encoding GTP cyclohydrolase I FolE encodes the protein MDQTSSNDLFQTDPNNKTNRHKAIEEAVAIILKNIGEDPHRQGLQRTPERIARMYDELLSGYHVDPITLINNALFDVDYREMVIVKDIDFYSLCEHHLLPFFGRAHVAYMPRGKVLGLSKIPRVVEMFARRLQVQERMTQQIADFIDQALRPYGVAVVVEGAHMCSMMRGVKKANALMVTSAISGGFEKDPKTRAEFMQLIGRRRFDD